In Mustela lutreola isolate mMusLut2 chromosome 1, mMusLut2.pri, whole genome shotgun sequence, one genomic interval encodes:
- the LOC131831521 gene encoding LOW QUALITY PROTEIN: F-box/WD repeat-containing protein 1A-like (The sequence of the model RefSeq protein was modified relative to this genomic sequence to represent the inferred CDS: inserted 4 bases in 3 codons; deleted 1 base in 1 codon) — MEANSNRSKQNHIQTLSGKKDISTDKSKGPAEENSSEREDCNNGEPPRKIIPEKNSLRQIYNGCARLCLNQDRVCLASTAMKTENCVAKTKLANGISSMIVPKQQKLSVSYEKEKEPCVKYFEQRSESDQVEFVEHLISQMCHYQHGHINSYLKPMLQRDFITALPARGLDHIAENILSYLDAKSLCAAELVCKEWYRVTSDGMLRKKLIERMVRTDSLWRGLAEQRGWGQYLFKNNPPDGNALPNSFSRALYPKIIQDIETIEFNWRCGRHLRRIHCQSETSNGVCCLQYDDQKIVSGLRXVKIWDKSTLERKQILXGHTGSVLCLPYDVRVIITVSSDSTVREWDVNTGEMLNTLTHHCEAVLHSHFNNGMMVMCSKDRSTAVWDMASPTDITLWRVLVGHRAAVNVVDFDDKYIVSASGDRTIKVWNTSTCEFVRTLNGHQRGLAYWQYQDRLVVSGSCDNTIRLWDIECGACLRVLENHEELVRYIRFNNKRIVSGAYDGEFKVWDLVATLDPXSPAGTLCLRTLVEHSRRVFRLQFDEFQIVSSSHDDTILIWDFLNNPAAQAEPLCSPSQTYTYISR; from the exons GCCCAGCAGAGGAGAATTCCTCAGAGAGAGAAGACTGTAATAATGGCGAACCCCCCAGGAAGATAATACCAGAGAAGAATTCACTTAGGCAGATCTATAACGGCTGTGCCAGGCTCTGCTTAAACCAAGATAGAGTATGTCTAGCAAGCACTGCTATGAAGACTGAAAATTGTGTGGCCAAAACAAAACTTGCCAATGGCATTTCCAGTATGATTGTGCCCAAGCAACAAAAGCTCTCAGTAAGctatgagaaggaaaaagaaccaTGTGTCAAATATTTTGAGCAGCGGTCAGAGTCTGATCAAGTGGAATTTGTGGAACATCTTATATCCCAAATGTGTCATTACCAACATGGGCACATAAACTCGTATCTTAAACCTATGTTGCAGAGGGATTTCATAACTGCTCTGCCAGCTCGGGGTTTGGATCACATTGCTGAGAACATTCTGTCATACTTGGATGCCAAATCACTATGTGCAGCTGAACTTGTATGT AAGGAATGGTACCGAGTGACATCTGATGGCATGTTACGGAAGAAGCTCATCGAGAGAATGGTCAGGACAGATTCTCTGTGGCGAGGACTGGCGGAACAAAGAGGGTGGGGACAGTATTTATTCAAAAACAATCCTCCTGATGGGAATGCTCTTCCCAATTCTTTTTCTAGAGCACTTTATCCTAAAATTATACAAGACATTGAGACAATAGAATTTAATTGGAGATGTGGAAGACATTTACGGAGAATCCACTGCCAAAGTGAAACAAGCAATGGGGTTTGCTGTTTGCAGTATGATGATCAAAAGATAGTCAGCGGCCTTC TAGTCAAGATCTGGGATAAAAGCACGTTGGAACGCAAGCAAATTCT AGGCCACACGGGTTCTGTCCTGTGTCTCCCATATGATGTGAGGGTGATCATAACTGTATCATCAGATTCCACAGTCAGAGAATGGGATGTAAATACAGGTGAGATGCTAAACACGCTGACTCACCATTGTGAAGCAGTTCTGCATTCGCATTTCAATAATGGCATGATGGTGATGTGCTCCAAAGACCGTTCCACTGCTGTATGGGATATGGCCTCCCCAACTGACATCACCCTCTGGAGGGTGCTAGTTGGACACCGAGCTGCTGTCAATGTTGTAGATTTTGATGACAAGTACATCGTttctgcatctggagataggacTATAAAGGTATGGAACACAAGCACTTGTGAATTTGTGAGGACCTTAAATGGACACCAACGCGGCCTTGCCTATTGGCAGTACCAAGACAGACTGGTTGTGAGTGGCTCATGTGACAACACTATTAGATTATGGGACATAGAATGTGGTGCATGTTTACGAGTTTTAGAAAACCATGAGGAACTGGTGCGCTATATTAGATTCAATAACAAGAGAATAGTCAGTGGGGCCtatgatggagaatttaaagtgTGGGATCTTGTAGCTACTCTGGACC CATCTCCTGCAGGGACACTCTGTCTACGGACCCTTGTGGAGCATTCTAGGAGAGTTTTCCGACTCCAGTTTGATGAATTCCAGATTGTCAGTAGTTCACATGATGACACAATCCTCATCTGGGACTTCCTAAACAATCCAGCTGCCCAAGCTGAACCCCTGTGCTCCCCTTCTCAAACATACACCTATATCTCCAGATAA